Below is a window of Hyphomonas neptunium ATCC 15444 DNA.
GGCCGAAAAGGCTGAACAGCTGCGCCGGTATCACGCCCGTGTCGAGGCGATCCTGAACACCCATCCCGGCGCCGACAGTCTGGCGCAGCTGCTCGAGCGTCTCGAGCTGGCCGTTGGTGAGACTGCGATCCAGGCCGCCATGTTCAGCGGAGACCTTCAGGACCCGGACCACCTTGTCGACGCCGCCAACCGGCTGACGGCAGAGGGCCCCGGCCGCCTGACCAATGCAGGCGACATCCTTGCCGCGCTCGACAGCGCGCTGACCGCCGCCGGTGACAACGCCGCGCTCGCCCGCGAGCTTCTCATCCTGCGCGCGCAAGTGGATAGCCAGCAGCTCGGCACCGGCCGCATCCATCTGCGCGTCAACGCCGCCCAGATCGCCAACGTCATCCGGCGGGAGCTGAACCTCGACGCCGATGAACGCAGCCTCGGCCGCCTCACCCTGACAGAGCTTTCCCGCCGCGCTGCCGTGCCAAAAGCGGTCGACGTGAACTTCGCCGACCTCTTCCTGGAACAGTCTACCGCGCGCCGCCAGTTCATGATGTGCGCGCAGATCCTCAAGCATATCGATGCGGGCTCCCCCATCCGCTTCCTGATTGCCGAGAGCGAAAACCCCGCCACCGTCATGGCCGCGCTCTACCTCGCGCGCCATTACGGCGTGAACGGAAATCTCGACATCTCGCCGCTGTTTGAAACACCTGAAGCGCTGGAAACCGGCGGCCGCTTCATCGAGCGCCTGCTGGATGAGCCGGAGTTTGCCACCTATGTCCGCCGCCGCGGGCATCTCTCGATCCAGCTCGGCTTTTCAGACTCCGGCCGCTTCATCGGCCAGATCGCCGGCAATATGGCGATCGAGCGTATCCATAATCTTATCTTGCGCGCCATGGCGCCCCGCGTGCCCGGCGCGGGCCTCCTGATCTTCAATACCCACGGGGAATCCATGGGCCGCGGCGCCTGGCCGGGCACCTTCGAGCAGCGCTTCGACCATCTGCTTACCCCGTGGACCCGCGCCAACGCTCATGAACTCGGCATACGGATTATCCACGAGTCGAGCTTCCAGGGCGGCGACGGCTATCTCCATTTCGCCACGCCCGAGCTTGCCGAAACCACGCTCGCGCACTGGTGCCTTCATCTCCTCGCTCCGCCACCGGAAAGCGCCGCCACCGATCCGTTCTACACCCGCACAGATCTCGTCTGGGATTTCTACCGTGCCCTGAGGGCCTGGCATGAACGCTTCTTTTCCAATGCCGATTATGGCCGCCTCCTGTCAGACTTCGCGCCCGGCTTTGTCGTCACCGCAGGTTCCCGCCAGACGCGGCGGCCATCAGGCGCCGCCGGCCCCCGCGCTCTACGCGCCATCTCCCACAATGCCGAGCTTCAACAGCTCGCCATCCCCCTCAACACCGCCTCGGGCATCGGCTCCTCCCTGCAACGGGAGACCGACCGCCTGGTTGACCTCGTCAATGCCAGCCCCCGGATGAGCAGCCTCGTCCAGCTTGCCTGGCGCGCCCGCCTGCTCACCAGCCTGCCGGTGCTGCGTGGCTATGCAGCGATCTACAATCCCGATGTCTGGATCGCCCATGCCCGCGCCGCCAGCCCGGAAGAAACCTCCGCCTATCGCGGCGTCTACTACGCCCTGCGCGACGGCGAGACGGCCCTCTCGGTCAACCGCACGGCCAATCTCCTCTCAATTGATCTCGACCGGTTCGACCGTCTTCTCGCGCGTCTGGATGAAGCGCCATCTACCGCCTCCCGCCACGAAGACCGCATCAACCTCCACATCATCCACGGTGTCCGCCAGGCGCTGATGATGCGCGCCTTTGCGCTCGTCGGGAGACTGCCGCGTATTTCCGAACGCCACGACACCAGCCTGCGCGACATCATCCGCCTCGTCACCAGCCTGCGGATCGCCGAATGCGTAGAGCTGCTGTGCCGCATTTTCCCGCCGTCCCAGGACCGGTTGTCCCTGCTGTCGTCGCTGGAAGAGGCGGGCGGGGGCGAGAGCGGCCCCGGTCAGTATGGATACGACCATATCCACAGCCAGATCATCGGCCCGCTCGACCGGATCGACCAGATGCTGCACCAGATCAGCCTCGCCCTGAATCATCCCCATGACGCGGTCGGCTGAAGTCAGACTGGCGTGTCTGCGACAACCAGCATCAAAAGGCATACCTTTCGTCAGGCCAATTGCGCTGCTACCACACCAATAGGCAGGATCTGGTTAGCGGACTCTCAACCATGGGTTTTGCGCCAGCACTGAGCAAATCAATTGCAGGGCGATAACCGGCAGGCTATTTCCCTGAGTCTGTTTTCGGGATCAACAATTGGCTGGGTAGCGGCGCATGAACACGGATCGGCTCGACTGGGATACGCTGCGCGTGTTCCGTGTTGTCGCGGAACTGAGCAGCATGAGCGGCGCAGCGGCGCGCCTGGGCGAATCCCCGCCCACCATCAGCCGCAAGATTGATGACCTTGAAACGACCATCGGCGCCCAGCTGTTCGTCCGCTCCACGCGCGGCGTGGAATTGACCGAAGCGGGCAAGGTTGTGCTGCGCTACGCCCACCAGATGGCGGAAGCGGCCAATACACTACGCGATGAAGCCGGCGCCCAGCGCGCGCCCGTTGAAGGCCGCATCACCATCTCCACCGGCGATGGCATCGGCCCTTACTGGCTCGCCCCGCGCCTGCACGAATTTCAGGATATGAACCCGCGCATCCAGATCCGCATGATCGTCAATGATGATCCCGCCGATGTGACCAATGGCGACGCGGACATCGCAATCCATTTTTCCGAACCCAAGAGCCATGAGCTGCTGACCCACCGGCTGGGCGTTCAACACTATATCGGGTTTGCCTCGAAGGATTATTTCCGGGAGCGCAAGCCGCCGGAAAGCCTGTTTGAATATTATAAATACCGCTGCCTGATGCACTCTTCCTATGTGAACCAGGTAGAGCGCTGGGCGCCTAAAGTGTCCGAGCTGCGCCGGATGATCGATTATGCCTTCGTGTCGAATTCCGGAACGGCGCTGATCCAGTCCTGCGCGGCGGGCGGCGGCGTGGCGATCCTGCCCTCCTTCATTGCGGCCATGGATAATCGTCTCATTCCGCTGGACCTGCCGGAAATTGCGCCGATCCAGTTCTGGGTTGCCTATACCGAGCGTTTCCGCCGGCGGCCGGAGGGGCAGCCCTTCGTCGACTGGATACGCAAACGCTTCGAGCAGGATGACGCGATGTGGTTCCGCGAACAGTTCGTCCATCCCAGAGACGTGTTTTCCAACGTCCACATCTTCCCCGGCGTTGCCGGAACCCGCCGCGAATCCTGATTGCCGCGTTGTGCCCCGGCGCCATTGCGCAGGAGCAAGCAGGCGTCTTATGATCCGCGCCATTGGTAATCTGGCAGCGGTAACGGGCCGAGGGGGATAGTATCGATACGAGTGATCGGCGCGCAGCCACCATCGTTGATGTTGCGCGCGAGGCTGGCGTTTCCTTCAAGACGGTCAGCCGCGTCCTGAACGGAGAGCCCAATGTGCGCTCCGAAACCCGCATTCGCGTGATGGAAGTTGTTGCCCGGCTCGGCTACCGGGCCAACCAGCACGCCCGCAATCTGCGCGCCGGGCAGAGCCGCCTCATCGGTGTTTTCTATTCAAACCCCTCGCGTAACTATCTCGGTGAAATACAGATCGGCGCGCTTCAGCGTGGCAATGCCGAGGGCTTCAGCATCGCGTTCGAGCATCTGGAAGAAGGCGGCCCCCCGCGCGGCGGTGCGGCGCTTGCCGGCGCTGTGCTCATTCCGCCTCTCACCGAAGATCAGGCGCTGATGGCCAGCCTCATGGAGGCAGGCACGCCCTTCGTCCGCCTCTCCCACACGCTCGCCGAGGGCGAGGTGGGCCATGTCACGATGGATGATGAAGCCGCCGCGCAGGAAATGATGCGCCACCTGATCGGCCTGGGCCACCGGCGCATTGCCTTCATCGCCGGCCCCCTCAGCCACCCTCAGTCACATCTGCGCGAAGCGGGTTACCGGGCAAGTCTTGCGGCCGCCGGGCTCTCTGTCGATGAAAGCCTCATCGCGCGCGGCGCGTTTGACTACGAATCCGGCCTCAGCGCCGCGACCGGCCTTCTCGGCCGCAATCCATGCCCCACGGCCATCTTTGCCAGCAATGACGATATGGCTGCTGCCGTGCTGGCGGTGGCGTTCCGGTCGGGTCTGCGCGTGCCCCAGCAGCTCTCTGTTGCCGGCTTTGATGACACGCCGCTCGCCTCGGTCGTCTATCCCGCCCTCACCACCATCTCGCAGCCCAGCCGCGAAATGGCGTCGGTCGCCGTCGGCATGCTGCTGGATAAGCGCACATCAGAAAGCCCGGAGAAGGCAATCCTGCCTTACCGTCTCGTGGTGCGCGAAACCACCGCAGCGCCGGAGGTCTAACCGGCCAGTTCCCTGCGCGCGGCCTTTGGTGTAATCGCCCAGCTCATGAGCAAGCCCATCTCCCAGATCGAGCCCCTTCCGCACATCGCCGCCACCAAACCCTATGTACCGGGCGGAAAGCTGCATGGCGCCAAGGGTGCTGTGGCGATGCTTGCCTCCAATGAAAATCCCTTCGGGCCAAGTCCCAAAGCGGTCGAGGCCGCAAAGGCTGCGGCGGCAAACGTGCACGTATATCCAGACCCAGACTACGGCCCTCTGCGCGCTGCCATCGCTGCCGCCAAGGGCATTGCCGATGCCTCCCGCGTCGTCACCTCGGCAGGCTCTGACGAGATCATCCACCTGCTCACCCAATGCTATGCCGGGCCGGGCGACGAGGTGCTGTTCACCGAGCACGCCTTCTCCATGTACCGCGTCTCGGCCGGTGCCCACGGCGCCACCTCCGTCACCGTGCCCGAGACCGACATGACCGCCGGCGTCAACGCCATCCTCGGCGCGGTCAGCCCGCGCACCAAAATCCTGTTCCTCGCCAACCCGAACAACCCCACCGGCACCATGCTTTCGGTCGATGAGCTGAAAGCCCTTCAGGACGCGTTGCCCCCGCATGTCCTCTTCGTGGTCGATGGCGCCTATTCGGAATATCTCGGCCCCGATTACGAAGCGCAGCTGCGCGACCTGGTCGACCGGCGCGACAACACGGTGATGATGCGCACCTTCTCCAAGATCTATGGCCTGGCCGCCATGCGTCTGGGCTGGGCTTACATGCCCGCAGGCATCGCCGCGATCTACCAGCGCATCCGCGGGCCCTTCAACGTCAGCAGCATCGCTGCCGCTGCCGGCATCGCCTGCGTGGGCGATGAGGCCTTCCTGAAGATGTCGCGCGATCACAACACCCACTGGCGCGCCATCATGACCGATGCGCTGAACGCCATGGGCCTGCCCACGCCGCCCTCGCATGCCAACTTCATCGTCACCGAATTTGGCTCAGACGAGCGGGCGGCGGCCGCCAACCAGCACCTCAAGGACAACGACATCCTCGTGCGCGCCATCGGCGGTTATGGCCTGCCCACCAAGCTGCGTATCTCGGTGGGCAGCGCAGACGACAATCAGCGTTTCCTGGACGCCCTGAAAGCCTTCACCGCGTCACGCTGATATTGTCGATCAGCCGCGTCTTGCCGATCCATGCCGCTGCCAGCAGCCGCGCGGCTGCGCCGTCTTCTAGCGGCGTATCTGCGGGCAGGGCCTGTAGCGTTGCCGGGTCCACCAGCGTCACATAGTCGATCTTCCGGAAGCCGGCGGTGAGGATGTAGCCCTCCGCCTCCTTCAGCGCCTCTGAGGGGAGGGTGCCAAGCGCCATGCGGCTGGCGGCGCGGTGCATGGCCGAATAGATCGCGCCCGCCGCCCTGCGTTCGTCCGGGGAAAGATAAAGATTGCGGGAAGACTGGGCCAGCCCGTCGGCGTCCCGCCGGGTTGCCCCGCCGATGATCTCGATCGGGAATCCCAGATCCCGCACCATCCGGCGGATCACCTGCAGCTGCTGGTAATCCTTCTCGCCGAATACGGCCACGTCCGGCTGCGCATGCAGGAAGAGGCGCGCCACCACCGTCGCCACTCCATAGAAGAAGTGCGGCCGGTAAATCCCGTCCAGCAGGTCCGACAGCGATTCGACCCGCACATTCGTGACCGATCCTTCGGGATACATTTCTGCAACAGTGGGCAGGTAAACCGCGTCACAGTTTACGCTCGCCAGCTTGGCAATGTCTTCGCCCTCGCGGCGCGGATAGGTGTCGAAATCCTCGCCAGGGGCGAACTGCGCCGGGTTAACGAAAATGCTCGCCACGGTGCGCGTGACCTTTTCCTGAGCTTTTTCAATGAGCGAGAGATGCCCTTCATGCAGCGCCCCCATGGTGGGGACGAAACCAACGGTTTCACCGGCCTGTTTCCACGCGCGTACACGGGCTTGCAGCTCGTTTCGGGTACGGATTATTTCGACCGGGTTTTCTTTCGTGGAATTCACTTTTCAGATGCCCTGCTTCTTGATGAAGTTAATGCGTTGTTAACCCATAAGCGGGAATTTTACAGACATGACCCAGCGCATCCTGACCACTCTCCGCTCGCTCGCCCTTTTCGGTGTTTCGCTTGGCTTTCGCAAAGCAAATATCGCCGAACGGCATCCCGAACCCATCATGGGCGCCCTTCGCCCGGATGAAGAGAACGATGCCTGGCTGTTTGACAGGTCTGAGACCAATCTTGCCTCCGGTGCCTACATGCTGGAGCAGGAATATTCCCGCGTTTCCGGTGCTCTTTCCTCGCTTCGCAGTGTGCTGTCCAGCCTCGCGCGCGTTCCGGAAGCTACCGAGGCTGCCTACAGCGCGCCTTACGATGCCCCGCTGGCAACCGATCCGATGCTTTTCGACGAGGATCGCGCCCCCATTCCGGTGCTCACCAACGTGGTTCCTTTCGAGGACGACGACCTCTTTGTCGAACATACCTTCGCTCTGCCGCGGGCCGGTGCCGGCCACCACCATGCGCAGTCTGTCGAAGCCTTGCAGCGCGTCGCCTGACCTGCGCCTGAAACACGTTTGACCGAAGGCGTTTCGCCGGAGGAGTTGTGGAGTTCCATGGATGCCCGCTGACGGCGTCGCTCATCTCAGCCGCGTTCCGGGTGCGGGCCTAGAGGCCCCTGCGCGGGACGCGCGCGTCATTGTCATCGGCAATGAAAAGGGCGGGGCTGGCAAGTCCACGGTCTCCATTCACCTGTCCGTCGCCCTCCTGCGCACCGGCAAGAAGGTCGGCGTCATTGATCTCGACGTCCGCCAGCGCTCGCTCACCCGCTATCTCGAAAACCGCGTCCGCTGGGCCCAGAACACCGGCGCCACCCTCGTCATGCCGGAAATCGTCCGCGTCGAAGCCAGCCAGGAGCGCGACCTTGACCGCGCTGAGGCCGAAGAAAGCGAACGCTTCCAGTCCGGCCTCGCCCGCCTTAAACAGACCTGCGACTTTATCCTCATCGATGCCCCCGGCGGCGACACCTTCCTCTCGCGCACCGCTCACCGCCGCGCCGACACGCTCATCACACCGCTGAACGACAGCTTCGTCGACTTCGACCTTCTGGGCGACGTAAACCCCCAGACCCTCGAAGTCCTGCGCCCCAGCTTCTATTCCGAAATGGTGTGGGACTGTCGCAAGAAGAAAGCCCAGACGAGCCGCCGCCCGATCGACTGGGTGGTGATGCGCAACCGCATGTCGCCTCTGGCGGCCCGTAACAAGGAACGCGTCGGCGGCGCGCTGGAAAACCTCTCCAAGCGCATCGGCTTCCGTCTCGCCCCCGGCCTCTCCGAGCGCGTCATCTACCGCGAGCTTTTCCCCGCCGGCCTCACCCTGCTGGACCTCACCGAAGCGGGCTCCAACGTCGCCTTCACGATGAGCCACAAGGCCGCCCGCCAGGAGCTGCGCGATCTCGTCATCGTCCTCCAGCTCCCCGAGCTTGCCGGCGCCAGCATCGACTTCTGACCGCCCCCGCGTCAGCCTTGCCAGCTTTCCGCAGCTGGCTTACCCAAATCGCTGAAACAGACCTGCCCATGAAGGCAGGCCATATCCTTTTGGGGGAAACCAATGAGCCAGACCGAAATCCACGGCAGCGTGGAGGCGCGCTTTGCGCCCGTCCGCGACGCCTTCGCGCAGAACTTCACCAATGGCGGCGAAAACGGCGCCGCCTTCTGCATGACGCTGGAGGGCAAGCCCATCGTCGACATCTGGGGCGGCTACGCAGACGAAGAACAGACCAGGCCCTGGCAGAAGGGCACGCTCGTCAACGTCTACTCCACCACCAAGACGATGACCGCCCTCACCGCCCTCTTTCTGGCAGACAAGGGCGCGCTGAAGTTTGAAGACCCCGTCGCCAAATACTGGCCCGAATTTGCCGCCGCCGGAAAGGCAGACGTCACCGTCGCCCATCTGATGAGCCACTCAGCCGGCCTCTCGGGCTGGAAGGAGCCGATTGTCCGCGAAGACCTCTACGATTGGGAAAAGGCCACCAGCCTGCTCGCGGCCCAGGAACCCTACTGGAAACCCGGCAGCGCGCCGGGCTACCACGCCATGACGCAGGGCTATCTCGTCGGTGAAGTCATCCGCCGCGTTGCGGGCGAAACAGTCGGCACCGTCTTCCGCAAGGAAATCGCCGGACCGCTGGGTGCAGACTTCCACATTGGCCTTCCGGCTACGGAAGATCACCGCGTCGCCGATCTCACGCCCCCGCCGCCCGGCGCGGGCATGGGCGAGGGCGCGGTTGATCCCCTCATCATGAACCTCATGAACCCGCCCATCAATCCGCTGGATACGCGCACCCGCGCCTGGCGCGCCGCTGAAATCCCGGCCGCAGGCGGCACAGGCAATGCCCGCTCCGTCGCGCTCGTCCACACGATCCTTGCCAATGGCGGCTATGCAAACGGCAAGCAGATCATGTCCGAGGCCGGCTGCCGCAAGGCTTTGGAATTCCAGATCGAGGGCGAAGACAAGATCCTCCGCGTCCCCGTCCGCTATGGCCTCGGCTTCGGCCTGCCCGGCGGCATCGCAAACTTTCCCAACCCCAACACCATCTTCTGGGGCGGCTATGGCGGCTCCCTCGCCGTCATCGACATGGACCAGCGCGCCACCTACGCCTACGTCATGAACAAGATGGCCCCCACCACCACGGGCGACCTGCGCGCCTTCGGCATGCTCATGGCCGCCTGGCAGGTGTTCATGGCGGGGTGATCCGCGCAGCTTGGCTTCCATGGGGCGCTCCCGTATAGGAGCGCCCCATGGCTACGTTCCCGTTTGAAATTTCCGCCCGTGAGGGTAAGGCGCGCACCGGGCGCCTGAAAACCCCGCGCGGCGACATCCGCACGCCCGCCTTCATGCCCGTCGGCACCGCCGGCACGGTCAAGGCCCTCTATATGGATCAGGTCCAGGGGGCGGGGGCCGACATCATCCTCGGCAACACCTACCATCTGATGCTCCGCCCCGGCGCCGAGCGCGTGCAACGCCTCGGCGGCCTGCACAAATTCTCCGGCTGGTCCGGCCCGATGCTGACCGACTCCGGCGGC
It encodes the following:
- a CDS encoding phosphoenolpyruvate carboxylase translates to MTTTRIEPTLAAAGEYLRQQAERIEDDPMTNSVFALAQTLFRDIEQGETGLDEVAGLIEEAHLLAVSQRAERLRERHSGARPEAVWPQVQARLESVAAEGIEAFRAAVEQAHGGVVFTAHPTFSLSPELRVAIAGEAVRPGADTRAALQKAIRADARDWNRSITLTREHEEAQAALLNAAGAQRHFAGLIFDVARAQFPADWHGLRPALPTIASWVGYDLDGRTDIQWYHSITFRLAEKAEQLRRYHARVEAILNTHPGADSLAQLLERLELAVGETAIQAAMFSGDLQDPDHLVDAANRLTAEGPGRLTNAGDILAALDSALTAAGDNAALARELLILRAQVDSQQLGTGRIHLRVNAAQIANVIRRELNLDADERSLGRLTLTELSRRAAVPKAVDVNFADLFLEQSTARRQFMMCAQILKHIDAGSPIRFLIAESENPATVMAALYLARHYGVNGNLDISPLFETPEALETGGRFIERLLDEPEFATYVRRRGHLSIQLGFSDSGRFIGQIAGNMAIERIHNLILRAMAPRVPGAGLLIFNTHGESMGRGAWPGTFEQRFDHLLTPWTRANAHELGIRIIHESSFQGGDGYLHFATPELAETTLAHWCLHLLAPPPESAATDPFYTRTDLVWDFYRALRAWHERFFSNADYGRLLSDFAPGFVVTAGSRQTRRPSGAAGPRALRAISHNAELQQLAIPLNTASGIGSSLQRETDRLVDLVNASPRMSSLVQLAWRARLLTSLPVLRGYAAIYNPDVWIAHARAASPEETSAYRGVYYALRDGETALSVNRTANLLSIDLDRFDRLLARLDEAPSTASRHEDRINLHIIHGVRQALMMRAFALVGRLPRISERHDTSLRDIIRLVTSLRIAECVELLCRIFPPSQDRLSLLSSLEEAGGGESGPGQYGYDHIHSQIIGPLDRIDQMLHQISLALNHPHDAVG
- a CDS encoding LysR family transcriptional regulator, producing the protein MNTDRLDWDTLRVFRVVAELSSMSGAAARLGESPPTISRKIDDLETTIGAQLFVRSTRGVELTEAGKVVLRYAHQMAEAANTLRDEAGAQRAPVEGRITISTGDGIGPYWLAPRLHEFQDMNPRIQIRMIVNDDPADVTNGDADIAIHFSEPKSHELLTHRLGVQHYIGFASKDYFRERKPPESLFEYYKYRCLMHSSYVNQVERWAPKVSELRRMIDYAFVSNSGTALIQSCAAGGGVAILPSFIAAMDNRLIPLDLPEIAPIQFWVAYTERFRRRPEGQPFVDWIRKRFEQDDAMWFREQFVHPRDVFSNVHIFPGVAGTRRES
- a CDS encoding LacI family DNA-binding transcriptional regulator; its protein translation is MVDVAREAGVSFKTVSRVLNGEPNVRSETRIRVMEVVARLGYRANQHARNLRAGQSRLIGVFYSNPSRNYLGEIQIGALQRGNAEGFSIAFEHLEEGGPPRGGAALAGAVLIPPLTEDQALMASLMEAGTPFVRLSHTLAEGEVGHVTMDDEAAAQEMMRHLIGLGHRRIAFIAGPLSHPQSHLREAGYRASLAAAGLSVDESLIARGAFDYESGLSAATGLLGRNPCPTAIFASNDDMAAAVLAVAFRSGLRVPQQLSVAGFDDTPLASVVYPALTTISQPSREMASVAVGMLLDKRTSESPEKAILPYRLVVRETTAAPEV
- the hisC gene encoding histidinol-phosphate transaminase, whose protein sequence is MSKPISQIEPLPHIAATKPYVPGGKLHGAKGAVAMLASNENPFGPSPKAVEAAKAAAANVHVYPDPDYGPLRAAIAAAKGIADASRVVTSAGSDEIIHLLTQCYAGPGDEVLFTEHAFSMYRVSAGAHGATSVTVPETDMTAGVNAILGAVSPRTKILFLANPNNPTGTMLSVDELKALQDALPPHVLFVVDGAYSEYLGPDYEAQLRDLVDRRDNTVMMRTFSKIYGLAAMRLGWAYMPAGIAAIYQRIRGPFNVSSIAAAAGIACVGDEAFLKMSRDHNTHWRAIMTDALNAMGLPTPPSHANFIVTEFGSDERAAAANQHLKDNDILVRAIGGYGLPTKLRISVGSADDNQRFLDALKAFTASR
- the panC gene encoding pantoate--beta-alanine ligase; amino-acid sequence: MNSTKENPVEIIRTRNELQARVRAWKQAGETVGFVPTMGALHEGHLSLIEKAQEKVTRTVASIFVNPAQFAPGEDFDTYPRREGEDIAKLASVNCDAVYLPTVAEMYPEGSVTNVRVESLSDLLDGIYRPHFFYGVATVVARLFLHAQPDVAVFGEKDYQQLQVIRRMVRDLGFPIEIIGGATRRDADGLAQSSRNLYLSPDERRAAGAIYSAMHRAASRMALGTLPSEALKEAEGYILTAGFRKIDYVTLVDPATLQALPADTPLEDGAAARLLAAAWIGKTRLIDNISVTR
- a CDS encoding division plane positioning ATPase MipZ encodes the protein MPADGVAHLSRVPGAGLEAPARDARVIVIGNEKGGAGKSTVSIHLSVALLRTGKKVGVIDLDVRQRSLTRYLENRVRWAQNTGATLVMPEIVRVEASQERDLDRAEAEESERFQSGLARLKQTCDFILIDAPGGDTFLSRTAHRRADTLITPLNDSFVDFDLLGDVNPQTLEVLRPSFYSEMVWDCRKKKAQTSRRPIDWVVMRNRMSPLAARNKERVGGALENLSKRIGFRLAPGLSERVIYRELFPAGLTLLDLTEAGSNVAFTMSHKAARQELRDLVIVLQLPELAGASIDF
- a CDS encoding EstA family serine hydrolase, encoding MSQTEIHGSVEARFAPVRDAFAQNFTNGGENGAAFCMTLEGKPIVDIWGGYADEEQTRPWQKGTLVNVYSTTKTMTALTALFLADKGALKFEDPVAKYWPEFAAAGKADVTVAHLMSHSAGLSGWKEPIVREDLYDWEKATSLLAAQEPYWKPGSAPGYHAMTQGYLVGEVIRRVAGETVGTVFRKEIAGPLGADFHIGLPATEDHRVADLTPPPPGAGMGEGAVDPLIMNLMNPPINPLDTRTRAWRAAEIPAAGGTGNARSVALVHTILANGGYANGKQIMSEAGCRKALEFQIEGEDKILRVPVRYGLGFGLPGGIANFPNPNTIFWGGYGGSLAVIDMDQRATYAYVMNKMAPTTTGDLRAFGMLMAAWQVFMAG